One stretch of Sander lucioperca isolate FBNREF2018 chromosome 13, SLUC_FBN_1.2, whole genome shotgun sequence DNA includes these proteins:
- the ppp2r5cb gene encoding protein phosphatase 2, regulatory subunit B', gamma b isoform X3 has product MLACTRTASGMVMDAPSSNGPFQPVALMHFRDVPPAEQEKLFIQKLRQCCVLFDFVSDPLSDLKWKEVKRAAISEMVEYITHNRNVITEPIYPEVVHMFSVNMFRTLPPSSNPTGAEFDPEEDEPTLEAAWPHLQLVYEFLLRFLESPDFQPNIAKKYIDQKFVMQLLDLFDSEDPRERDFLKTTLHRIYGKFLGLRAYIRKHINNIFYRFIYETEHHNGIAELLEILGSIINGFALPLKEEHKIFLLKVLLPLHKVKSLSVYHPQLAYCVVQFLEKDSTLTEPTVMALLKYWPKTHSPKEVMFLNELEEILDVIEPSEFVKVMEPLFRQLAKCVSSPHFQVAERALYYWNNEYIMSLISDNAAKILPIMFPSLYRNSKTHWNKTIHGLIYNALKLFMEMNQKLFDDCTQQFRAEKSKEKAKWKEREDAWLKIENLAKSNPQFLIYVDSIGSGSPMDMETDGPLLDDVNMLKKAMTEEATQVLKDQRRERPLMRRKSELPRDICTVTALELHRRAEEMLTTHDGH; this is encoded by the exons ATGTTGGCATGCACTAGAACTGCCAGCGGGATGGTTATGGATGCACCGAGCTCCAATGGGCCTTTCCAGCCTGTGGCCCTCATGCATTTTAGAG ATGTTCCCCCTGCAGAGCAGGAGAAGCTGTTCATCCAGAAGTTGCGGCAGTGTTGCGTCCTCTTCGATTTTGTCTCAGACCCACTGAGTGACCTGAAATGGAAGGAGGTGAAACGGGCGGCGATAAGCGAGATGGTGGAGTACATCACCCACAACAGGAATGTCATCACCGAACCCATCTACCCAGAGGTGGTTCACATG tTTTCGGTGAATATGTTCAGGACGTTGCCGCCATCATCCAACCCCACGGGTGCCGAGTTTGACCCAGAGGAAGATGAGCCCACGCTAGAGGCTGCATGGCCACATCTACAG CTTGTCTATGAATTCCTCCTACGGTTCTTAGAGTCACCTGACTTTCAACCAAACATAGCCAAAAAGTATATTGACCAGAAGTTTGTAATGCAG CTCTTAGACCTGTTTGACAGTGAAGACCCCAGGGAAAGAGATTTTTTAAAGACCACTCTTCATCGCATCTATGGCAAGTTCCTGGGCCTGCGAGCTTACATTAGGAAACACATTAATAACATATTTTATAG GTTCATTTATGAGACTGAACATCATAATGGAATAGCAGAATTACTGGAAATATTAGGCAG CATAATCAATGGGTTTGCATTaccattgaaagaagagcacaaAATATTCCTGCTGAAAGTTCTGCTGCCTTTACACAAAGTCAAGTCTCTTAGTGTATATCACCCACAG CTGGCCTACTGTGTGGTACAGTTCTTAGAGAAGGATAGCACCCTCACAGAACCG ACGGTAATGGCTTTGTTAAAGTATTGGCCAAAGACCCACAGTCCAAAGGAGGTGATGTTCCTGAATGAACTGGAGGAGATCCTGGATGTCATTGAGCCCTCAGAGTTTGTCAAAGTCATGGAGCCCCTCTTCAGACAGTTGGCCAAGTGTGTGTCCAGCCCACACTTTCAG GTGGCAGAACGAGCTCTGTACTACTGGAACAATGAGTACATCATGAGTCTAATCAGTGACAACGCCGCCAAGATCCTGCCCATCATGTTCCCATCCCTCTACCGCAACTCCAAGACCCACTGGAACAA GACGATCCATGGGTTGATCTACAATGCTCTGAAACTCTTCATGGAGATGAACCAGAAGCTGTTTGATGACTGCACCCAGCAGTTCAGGGCAGAAAAAAGCAA AGAGAAAgccaaatggaaagagagagaagatgcaTGGCTGAAGATTGAGAATCTTGCAAAGTCAAACCCACAG TTTCTGATATACGTTGACTCGATAGGCTCAGGTAGTCCGATGGACATGGAGACAGACGGGCCGCTGCTAGACGATGTCAACATGCTAAAGAAAGCTATGACGGAGGAAGCCACACAG GTCCTAAAAGATCAGCGTAGAGAGCGCCCATTGATGAGGAGGAAATCCGAACTCCCTAGGGACATCTGCACTGTCACAGCCTTGGAGTTGCACCGGAGAGCCGAGGAAATGTTGACTACGCACGACGGCCACTAG